The Hevea brasiliensis isolate MT/VB/25A 57/8 chromosome 9, ASM3005281v1, whole genome shotgun sequence nucleotide sequence CATTTTTTTTTGCAAGGAAAGTAAAGCACATAATACATTTAGATGGTAAAGAATATCAAAGTTTTCTTTAAGCCTAGTTAATCTCAAATCCCAACCCTTCTAACAAAATGAAAGTGAAATCACATTTTGCATTGATTTTGTTTTTTCTTCAATaagctaatttttttttaacatagaAAAAATGGGCATAAAGAAATTGACTATATGTCTAATATAAAATATTACATCTTTCACATTCATACACATTTGGAAAGATCATCACACTTATATTCGGACTAGAATTTAGGATactttttaaattgaatgaatctCTCTTTCTTTTATCTTGTGAACCAGCCATTAtagatataaaattataaatcccTTGTACTGTGTTTGGATAAATTATTGGGAAGGAAGGAAAatacaaaaagaaaattttttcttattttttatcatttattttcCCACCTTGTGTTTAAATAAGTAgaaaataaatgataaaaaataaaaaatacaaaggaaattttattttttagagtGATTTCTTATTTTATCTCCAAAGAAAAATATGACAAATTTTACTTTCCTATCTTCCTTCTTTTATCTAAATAAAAGAAAAGGTCTTTTCAAACTTTTTTTCTCTCgttattttctttcctcttccTTTTTCACCTATCCCAACAAAGTGTTAATCTTTTACGGTATAAATACAGTTATTTAAGTATATATTTTTACATTAACAATATTAGACATACACGAATTAAATTCTAAacaaaattttgatatttaattataattaattaaaacttttaatttttaattttacaaagCTTAATCTAGTTGATttcaattaatataaataaagtcGCATGAGTTGCTTGccttaatttgattttattttttttatttttataattttttagaaaaatttattCAGCACAACAGTTATATATATAACGGTTGATTATGATTCACATGAAAAATTACTATAATCGATAATGATAATACAACCATTGTAACAAtggttatattttaaaaaatttatttatttggggGTTCAGCTTTCAATTTTTGAGTTCTTATCCATGACCTCAAATCCTCAAACTCCCCAGAAAATAAATTCAAAGGGATCTTCAATAAGTGCCCAAGATTTGGACAATAGGCCTAAAGAGAAAGAGAAGTGAACAACACATTCATGGACTTGAATGAGTTAGATGTCTCAATCTATATATTGAAGCCCAATCTTTTGATAACTGAGTTGGGCTTCAGGTTTTTTCCTTATCCACCAAATCAGATTCATCTCTATTAAACCCTAAACTCCAACCTTCAAAGTTCAATCCTTGGGTAGATAAACGAAAATGCTAGCGCCAGCCATGAACAGAGCTGTTCTCAGAAATGTCTCACTACATATTCCCAACCATCTTCTCGATCCTCTAAAATCCATAACAAATCCTATCTCATCATCATCTATATTTGTTTCTTGGACGCTTTCTACACTCAGATTCTACTCGTCTGATTCTGATTTATCTCATAAAGAAAATTTCACTCGGACCCAGAAGCAACATGGTGGAGTTGAGGATGTTGATGGCGTGAGTAACCAAggtaaagaaaatggaattaaaagctTGTGGTTCTAGTTGGTTTCTGTTTGGCTGGTGGGAAAATGGTGGAAAATACATATGGGGGATTAAAATTTGTGTGATGTGATATGGTTGCAGAGCTAAAGAGGCGGATAGAGAAGTACTGCGAGGGGGATGAAGAGGCGATTCCTTCAATATTTGAAGCCATATTGAAGAGGAAATTAGC carries:
- the LOC110643300 gene encoding uncharacterized protein LOC110643300 isoform X1, which codes for MLAPAMNRAVLRNVSLHIPNHLLDPLKSITNPISSSSIFVSWTLSTLRFYSSDSDLSHKENFTRTQKQHGGVEDVDGVSNQELKRRIEKYCEGDEEAIPSIFEAILKRKLAGIKDEDYELMEEVRRKSPSENFDSDSDELNDSDGDKN